The proteins below are encoded in one region of Scophthalmus maximus strain ysfricsl-2021 chromosome 4, ASM2237912v1, whole genome shotgun sequence:
- the gatm gene encoding glycine amidinotransferase, mitochondrial isoform X1, with translation MLRVRCLRGGSRGAEAAHLIGAMLGRAVTGWVQRAFQSTSSAAAAQSHHAVEEEHVTGPVPEECPVCCYNEWDPLEEVIVGRAENAYVPPFTVEVKANTYEKNWPFFQKYGGQPFPADHLKKAVAEIEEMCNILRHEGINVRRPEPIDWSLQYTTPDFTSSGLYAAMPRDILLVVGNEIIEAPMAWRSRFFEYRAYRPLIKEYFKKGAKWTTAPKPTMADELYDQDYPMRTVEDRHVLAAQGKFVTTEHEPCFDAADFIRAGRDIFVQRSQVTNYMGIEWMRRHLGPDYKIHIVSFKDPNPMHIDATFNIIGPGLVLSNPDRPCHQVEMFKKAGWTVVKPPTPLMPDDHPLWMSSKWLSMNVLMLDEKRVMVEDRETTIQKMFEKLGIQTIKVSIRHANSLGGGFHCWTTDVRRRGVLQSYFH, from the exons ATGCTGCGAGTCAGGTGTCTGAGAGGAGGTAGCAGGGGGGCCGAGGCTGCCCATCTGATCGGAGCCATG cttGGCCGGGCTGTGACTGGATGGGTGCAGAGGGCGTTCCAGAGCACTTCAAGCGCAGCAGCTGCACAGTCGCACCATGCAGTTGAAGAGGAACATGTTACTGGGCCTGTGCCGGAGGAATGTCCTGTCTGCTGCTACAATGAATGGGACCCTCTCGAGGAGGTGATTGTGGGTCGTGCTGAAAATGCCTATGTCCCTCCCTTCACTGTGGAAGTGAAA GCCAACACATACGAGAAGAACTGGCCCTTCTTCCAGAAGTATGGGGGCCAGCCTTTTCCTGCGGACCACTTGAAAAAAGCCGTTGCTGAGATCGAAGAAATGTGCAATATCCTGCGCCACGAGGGCATCAATGTGAGGAGGCCCGAACCCATCGACTGGTCCCTGCAGTACACAACTCCAGATTTCACCTCCTCAG GCTTGTATGCTGCCATGCCCAGAGACATCCTTCTGGTTGTGGGGAATGAGATTATCGAGGCTCCCATGGCTTGGAGGTCGCGCTTCTTCGAGTATCGGGCCTACAGACCTTTGATCAAGGAATACTTCAAGAAAGGGGCTAAATGGACCACTGCTCCCAAACCCACCATGGCCGACGAGCTGTACGATCAG GACTACCCCATGCGCACAGTGGAGGACAGACACGTGCTGGCTGCCCAGGGGAAGTTTGTCACCACGGAGCACGAGCCCTGCTTCGACGCTGCTGATTTCATCCGAGCTGGGAGGGACATTTTTGTCCAGAGGAGTCAG GTTACAAATTATATGGGAATTGAATGGATGCGTCGCCACCTGGGCCCAGACTACAAGATCCACATAGTGTCATTCAAGGATCCTAACCCCATGCACATTGATGCCACTTTTAACATCATCGGACCGGGGCTGGTGCTGTCAAACCCCGACCGCCCTTGTCACCAG GTCGAGATGTTCAAGAAGGCTGGCTGGACTGTCGTGAAACCGCCAACACCTCTGATGCCTGATG ACCACCCACTGTGGATGTCCTCCAAATGGCTGTCCATGAATGTCCTGATGTTGGATGAGAAGCGCGTTATGGTCGAAGACAGAGAAACCACcattcagaaaatgtttgagAAACTTG gtaTCCAGACCATAAAGGTGAGCATTCGCCATGCCAACTCCCTGGGTGGTGGCTTCCACTGCTGGACAACTGATGTCCGCCGCCGTGGTGTCCTGCAGTCCTACTTCCACTAG
- the gatm gene encoding glycine amidinotransferase, mitochondrial isoform X2, which yields MCNILRHEGINVRRPEPIDWSLQYTTPDFTSSGLYAAMPRDILLVVGNEIIEAPMAWRSRFFEYRAYRPLIKEYFKKGAKWTTAPKPTMADELYDQDYPMRTVEDRHVLAAQGKFVTTEHEPCFDAADFIRAGRDIFVQRSQVTNYMGIEWMRRHLGPDYKIHIVSFKDPNPMHIDATFNIIGPGLVLSNPDRPCHQVEMFKKAGWTVVKPPTPLMPDDHPLWMSSKWLSMNVLMLDEKRVMVEDRETTIQKMFEKLGIQTIKVSIRHANSLGGGFHCWTTDVRRRGVLQSYFH from the exons ATGTGCAATATCCTGCGCCACGAGGGCATCAATGTGAGGAGGCCCGAACCCATCGACTGGTCCCTGCAGTACACAACTCCAGATTTCACCTCCTCAG GCTTGTATGCTGCCATGCCCAGAGACATCCTTCTGGTTGTGGGGAATGAGATTATCGAGGCTCCCATGGCTTGGAGGTCGCGCTTCTTCGAGTATCGGGCCTACAGACCTTTGATCAAGGAATACTTCAAGAAAGGGGCTAAATGGACCACTGCTCCCAAACCCACCATGGCCGACGAGCTGTACGATCAG GACTACCCCATGCGCACAGTGGAGGACAGACACGTGCTGGCTGCCCAGGGGAAGTTTGTCACCACGGAGCACGAGCCCTGCTTCGACGCTGCTGATTTCATCCGAGCTGGGAGGGACATTTTTGTCCAGAGGAGTCAG GTTACAAATTATATGGGAATTGAATGGATGCGTCGCCACCTGGGCCCAGACTACAAGATCCACATAGTGTCATTCAAGGATCCTAACCCCATGCACATTGATGCCACTTTTAACATCATCGGACCGGGGCTGGTGCTGTCAAACCCCGACCGCCCTTGTCACCAG GTCGAGATGTTCAAGAAGGCTGGCTGGACTGTCGTGAAACCGCCAACACCTCTGATGCCTGATG ACCACCCACTGTGGATGTCCTCCAAATGGCTGTCCATGAATGTCCTGATGTTGGATGAGAAGCGCGTTATGGTCGAAGACAGAGAAACCACcattcagaaaatgtttgagAAACTTG gtaTCCAGACCATAAAGGTGAGCATTCGCCATGCCAACTCCCTGGGTGGTGGCTTCCACTGCTGGACAACTGATGTCCGCCGCCGTGGTGTCCTGCAGTCCTACTTCCACTAG
- the zgc:158482 gene encoding very long-chain acyl-CoA synthetase gives MMELFIISVVIASLLIIPFAIKTFRPYLWMDIVYFGVLLRILAKFVSRRRRRPLFFVLDRFLEQCAARPDKTFVVFDGESHSFARADARSNKVANALRTRPGFEAGDTVALFMGNEPAFLFTWLALAKLGSPSALLNHNIRGKSLLHCFSCCRARVLIAAAELKDAVEDVLPSLIQQGVTVLLMTKHCDAPGIESFSDKVDEASDARLPRSLRSHVTFKSPAVYIYTSGTTGLPKAAVVNQNRLLTALAILSSNGVTPSDVIYLNLPLYHTAGFLIGFIGSIETGSTIILKRKFSASQFWDDCRKYSVTVIQYIGEVMRYLCSTPGRENDKDHKVRLAIGNGIRADIWREFLSRFGNVQVQEFYASTEGNVGFVNYAGRIGAIGRVNFLHRKFFPYTLIKYDTERDEPVRDANGLCVESPKGETGLLVSRITDIAPFVGYAENEEQTERKRLRDVLKKGDLYFNSGDLMRIDEDNFIYFQDRVGDTFRWKGENVATTEVSDILTISDCLEEANVYGVQVPGHEGRVGMAAITVMEGAEFDGRKIYNHVVSHLPSYARPRFIRTQNAVEVTGTFKQMKMKLVEESFDPGRIADSLYILDDNEKSYMPLTAQIYCSIVSGNIKL, from the exons atgatggAGCTGTTTATTATTTCGGTCGTGATTGCGAGTCTCCTCATCATACCGTTCGCGATCAAAACGTTTCGCCCCTATCTGTGGATGGACATTGTGTACTTCGGGGTCCTGCTGCGGATCCTGGCGAAGTTCGTGTCCAGGCGCAGGAGGAGGCCCCTCTTCTTCGTCCTGGACCGCTTCTTGGAGCAGTGCGCCGCGCGTCCGGACAAGACGTTCGTCGTGTTCGACGGCGAGAGCCACTCGTTCGCGCGCGCGGACGCGCGGAGCAACAAGGTGGCCAACGCGCTGCGGACGCGCCCCGGGTTCGAGGCCGGCGACACCGTCGCCCTGTTCATGGGGAACGAACCCGCCTTCTTGTTCACCTGGCTGGCGCTGGCCAAGCTGGGCTCCCCCTCGGCTCTGCTCAACCACAACATCCGCGGCAAGTCTCTGCTGCActgcttcagctgctgcagggccAGGGTGTTGATAGCAGCCGCAG AGCTAAAGGACGCAGTGGAGGATGTGCTCCCCTCGCTGATACAGCAGGGCGTCACTGTGCTCCTGATGACCAAACACTGTGACGCACCTGGAATCGAGAGCTTCTCCGATAAAGTGGACGAGGCGTCCGACGCGCGGCTCCCTCGATCCCTCAGGTCGCACGTCACCTTCAAAAGTCCTGCAGTTTATATCTACACCTCTGGAACCACAG gtcTCCCCAAGGCAGCCGTGGTTAATCAGAACCGCCTCCTCACGGCTCTGGCTATTTTATCCTCGAACGGCGTGACACCCAGTGACGTCATCTACCTCAACCTGCCTCTGTACCACACAGCTGGATTTTTAATCGGTTTCATTGGCTCGATCGAAACAG GATCAACTATCATTCTGAAGAGGAAGTTTTCTGCCTCTCAGTTTTGGGACGACTGCAGGAAATACAGTGTGACCGTTATCCAGTACATCGGCGAGGTGATGCGTTACCTCTGCAGCACTCCAGgg agagaaaatgacaaggACCATAAAGTAAGACTGGCCATTGGTAATGGAATCAGAGCCGACATATGGAGAGAGTTTCTCAGTCGCTTTGGGAACGTCCAGGTCCAAGAGTTTTACGCCTCCACTGAGGGAAATGTGGGATTTGTCAACTATGCAGGGAGAATTGGAGCTATTGGACGTGTCAACTTTTTGCATCGG AAGTTCTTTCCCTACACTCTCATTAAATATGACACAGAGCGAGATGAACCCGTTCGAGATGCCAATGGCCTCTGCGTGGAGTCACCCAAAG GTGAGACTGGACTACTGGTGTCGAGGATCACAGACATTGCCCCTTTCGTTGGCTACGCCGAGAACGAAGAACAAACCGAGAGGAAAAGACTTCGTGATGTTCTCAAGAAAGGGGATCTTTACTTCAACAGCGGGGACCTAATGAGGATCGATGAGGACAACTTCATTTACTTTCAGGATCGTGTAGGCGACACGTTCAG GTGGAAAGGTGAGAATGTGGCCACAACTGAGGTTTCGGACATCTTGACGATTAGCGATTGTCTTGAAGAAGCCAACGTTTATGGAGTCCAAGTGCCAG GGCATGAGGGGCGGGTAGGAATGGCAGCTATCACTGTGATGGAAGGTGCCGAGTTCgatggaagaaaaatatataaccaCGTGGTCAGCCACCTGCCCTCATATGCCCGACCTCGGTTTATAAGGACACAG AATGCTGTGGAGGTGACTGGGACTTTCAagcagatgaagatgaagttAGTGGAGGAGAGTTTTGATCCGGGACGAATCGCTGACTCTCTCTATATCCTTGATGATAATGAGAAGAGTTACATGCCGCTGACAGCTCAGATCTACTGCTCCATCGTGTCAGGAAACATCAAACTATGA